From the Manihot esculenta cultivar AM560-2 chromosome 3, M.esculenta_v8, whole genome shotgun sequence genome, one window contains:
- the LOC110610622 gene encoding urease accessory protein D isoform X1, which translates to METGKITVEKVNGKSTVTRCFSKYPLKFIIPMKVVPSKTDAVWIYTLTYGGGIVSGDSISCEFNIGDGCTTVLTTQASTKVYKSLGSKCSEQFLEARIGSDSLLAVIPDPVTCFSTARYSQKQVFRVLSDSSLVIVDWITSGRHESGEKWDFEFYKSTNNIFLDHDQPLFLDTVFLEQGKIATITERMHGYQVVAMVIILGPKLKHIQTQVQENVKRIMSEQLHMPFTGLGGHTKSNSSICFTKPPFIASCSLFGPKGVGVVVRIGALTTESVYKFLQQQLAGLEPLIGVLPYR; encoded by the exons ATGGAAACAGGAAAGATAACTGTGGAGAAAGTCAATGGAAAATCAACAGTGACGAGATGCTTCTCTAAGTATCCTCTCAAATTCATCATTCCCATGAAG GTGGTTCCTTCAAAAACTGATGCTGTTTGGATTTATACCCTCACCTATGGTGGGGGCATTGTCTCT GGAGATTCTATATCATGTGAATTTAACATTGGAGATGGATGCACCACTGTCCTCACAACCCAAGCATCTACCAAG GTGTACAAGTCTTTGGGGTCCAAATGTTCTGAACAATTTCTTGAG GCAAGAATTGGCAGTGACTCCCTTTTGGCTGTCATTCCAGATCCAGTGACATGTTTTTCTACTGCAAGATACTCTCAAAAGCAAGTCTTTAGAGTGCTCTCAGACTCAAGTCTAGTAATCGTTGATTGGATTACCAGTGGACGTCATGAAAGTGGAGAAAAATGggattttgaattttataagAGCACCAACAACATTTTCTTGGATCATGATCAGCCCTTGTTCCTTGATACT GTATTCCTAGAGCAAGGAAAAATTGCTACTATCACAGAACGCATGCATGGCTACCAAGTTGTTGCTATGGTTATAATCTTGGG GCCAAAGCTGAAGCACATTCAAACTCAAGTTCAAGAAAACGTGAAAAGGATTATGTCTGAGCAATTGCACATGCCTTTTACTGGCTTAGGTGGCCATACAAAATCAAATTCTAGTATTTGCTTTACCAAGCCACCATTTATTGCATCTTGCAGCTTATTTGGTCCTAAG GGTGTAGGCGTTGTTGTTAGAATAGGTGCCCTGACTACCGAATCAGTATACAAGTTCTTGCAGCAACAGCTGGCTGGCTTGGAGCCCCTTATTGGGGTTTTACCATACCGATGA
- the LOC110610622 gene encoding urease accessory protein D isoform X2: METGKITVEKVNGKSTVTRCFSKYPLKFIIPMKVVPSKTDAVWIYTLTYGGGIVSGDSISCEFNIGDGCTTVLTTQASTKVYKSLGSKCSEQFLEVFLEQGKIATITERMHGYQVVAMVIILGPKLKHIQTQVQENVKRIMSEQLHMPFTGLGGHTKSNSSICFTKPPFIASCSLFGPKGVGVVVRIGALTTESVYKFLQQQLAGLEPLIGVLPYR, from the exons ATGGAAACAGGAAAGATAACTGTGGAGAAAGTCAATGGAAAATCAACAGTGACGAGATGCTTCTCTAAGTATCCTCTCAAATTCATCATTCCCATGAAG GTGGTTCCTTCAAAAACTGATGCTGTTTGGATTTATACCCTCACCTATGGTGGGGGCATTGTCTCT GGAGATTCTATATCATGTGAATTTAACATTGGAGATGGATGCACCACTGTCCTCACAACCCAAGCATCTACCAAG GTGTACAAGTCTTTGGGGTCCAAATGTTCTGAACAATTTCTTGAG GTATTCCTAGAGCAAGGAAAAATTGCTACTATCACAGAACGCATGCATGGCTACCAAGTTGTTGCTATGGTTATAATCTTGGG GCCAAAGCTGAAGCACATTCAAACTCAAGTTCAAGAAAACGTGAAAAGGATTATGTCTGAGCAATTGCACATGCCTTTTACTGGCTTAGGTGGCCATACAAAATCAAATTCTAGTATTTGCTTTACCAAGCCACCATTTATTGCATCTTGCAGCTTATTTGGTCCTAAG GGTGTAGGCGTTGTTGTTAGAATAGGTGCCCTGACTACCGAATCAGTATACAAGTTCTTGCAGCAACAGCTGGCTGGCTTGGAGCCCCTTATTGGGGTTTTACCATACCGATGA